One window of Mesorhizobium sp. WSM4904 genomic DNA carries:
- a CDS encoding amidase, translating into MKTRSSVPTSLEGLSACECLELYRRRQLSPVEVVDDCLSRIDANNPALNAFCLVDHEGARSAARASEGRWMKGEPAGVLDGIPATIKDLTLTRGWPTRRGSLSGSTEGPWTEDAPVPARIRETGGVILGKTTTPEFGWKGVTDSPVYGITRNPWNPDLTPGGSSGGAAVAAALNLGFLHQGSDGGGSIRIPASFTGTFGFKPTFGIVPQWPASAMTTLSHLGPVTRTVADAILMMNVIARKDARDGYAGPAYLGLDPDPAKTTIRGLRIGYSRNLGYVKVARDIQNVTDNAIDQLRALGAEVAEVNPGFADPVEVFSTFWFAGAARIVSRMNKQQRQLLDPGFLEGAERGLKITLTEFQEAEAMRFELSALMAKFHENYDLLVTPTMPIAPFPVGRNVPDDSYKGWVDWTPFTYPFNLTQQPAASIPSGLDDQGLPVGLQLVGARYSDTSVLAAAYTIESRLGLPSFARSRFHAATP; encoded by the coding sequence ATGAAAACTCGTTCATCCGTGCCAACATCTCTTGAGGGTCTGTCGGCGTGCGAATGCCTGGAACTCTACCGAAGGCGGCAGCTCTCGCCTGTTGAAGTCGTCGATGACTGTCTCAGCCGCATCGACGCCAACAACCCGGCGCTGAACGCATTTTGCCTCGTCGACCACGAAGGGGCCAGGTCTGCTGCCCGGGCCTCGGAGGGTCGATGGATGAAGGGGGAACCAGCCGGAGTACTAGATGGCATTCCGGCCACCATCAAAGACCTCACCTTGACACGAGGCTGGCCGACAAGACGTGGCTCATTGTCCGGCAGCACCGAGGGACCCTGGACTGAAGACGCCCCTGTTCCAGCCCGTATCCGTGAGACCGGTGGCGTTATCCTGGGCAAGACAACCACTCCAGAATTTGGCTGGAAAGGGGTAACAGACAGCCCGGTCTACGGGATCACCCGCAATCCCTGGAATCCTGACCTGACACCAGGCGGGTCGTCGGGAGGGGCGGCAGTTGCGGCTGCGCTCAACCTTGGCTTTCTTCATCAGGGTAGCGACGGCGGGGGATCAATCCGGATACCGGCGAGCTTCACGGGGACCTTCGGCTTCAAGCCAACCTTCGGCATCGTTCCGCAATGGCCAGCTAGCGCCATGACAACGCTGTCTCATTTGGGGCCGGTGACCCGCACCGTTGCGGATGCGATCCTGATGATGAATGTGATTGCACGAAAGGACGCTCGCGATGGCTATGCGGGTCCGGCGTACCTAGGTCTCGACCCCGATCCAGCAAAGACCACCATCAGGGGCCTGCGGATCGGCTACAGTCGGAACCTCGGCTATGTCAAGGTGGCGCGAGATATCCAAAACGTTACCGATAATGCGATCGACCAGCTTCGAGCTCTTGGGGCCGAGGTGGCCGAAGTCAATCCGGGATTTGCGGATCCGGTGGAGGTGTTTTCTACATTCTGGTTCGCTGGCGCCGCCCGTATTGTGTCACGAATGAACAAACAGCAAAGACAATTACTAGATCCTGGCTTTCTGGAAGGTGCCGAACGCGGGCTGAAGATCACCCTTACCGAATTTCAGGAAGCTGAGGCGATGCGGTTCGAGCTCTCCGCTCTGATGGCGAAGTTCCACGAAAATTACGATCTCTTGGTCACACCGACGATGCCTATCGCGCCGTTCCCCGTCGGGCGAAATGTGCCGGATGATAGTTACAAGGGGTGGGTGGACTGGACGCCCTTCACCTACCCTTTCAACTTGACCCAGCAACCAGCAGCATCGATTCCATCGGGCCTGGATGATCAAGGGCTGCCCGTCGGGCTACAACTGGTCGGCGCGCGCTATTCCGACACCTCCGTCCTAGCCGCGGCATATACGATCGAAAGTCGCCTGGGGCTTCCTTCTTTCGCGAGGAGCAGATTCCACGCTGCCACCCCTTAA
- a CDS encoding recombinase family protein, whose amino-acid sequence MTSRNLIPATILKRKAVVYVRQSTQAQVQLNLESQRRQYELVDVARRWGFRKVEVIDEDLGRTASGAVERPGFERLVDDLCTGHVGAVLCLEASRLSRNGPDWHRLLELCGEVDARVIDLDGVYDPGLPNDRLLLGMKGSISEFELGVLRARMYEADRAKAQRGELRISVPFGYVWHRDYGLGFDPDIRLQETIRLIFARFRELGSARQVLISMIDDGVHFPRPSDGKKMVSFAWVPVRYRNVISVLKNPFYAGAYVYGKSEKRTEIVDGRVRKSYGHYKPASDWAVVLKEHHEGYIGWSEYERNQELLAANAYGKAGGVKSGRGGRALLPGLLSCGRCGRRLVVTYAGRGQGYPVYRCENTMMAQARCMSFNGFRTDAAVAREALEAVAPMAIEAALEAEQMQLESEARRRQMIEMDLQQARYEASLAERRYAACDPENRLIAAQLERNWEARLRRVETCEARLSEVQRMEPVDAIPDFTGLAQDLEAAWNAPGVDMRFRQQLLRALIKDIVADVDDDARDVILTIHWHGGQHSQVRVRKSKSGEHGQSTPEEALAVMRSMATRWSDAEIAATLNRMGMKTGQGKTWTARRVQSLRTVHKISGYRSSDKNGEWLTMSDAAAKLGVSHVKIRRFVRDGILPAEQVMRGAPYQIRASDLEDERIKADLARKSPRIINDDNQKSLFPAI is encoded by the coding sequence ATGACGAGCCGTAATCTGATTCCGGCCACCATCCTCAAGCGCAAGGCCGTTGTCTATGTACGTCAGTCCACGCAGGCGCAAGTGCAGCTCAATCTTGAGAGCCAGCGTCGGCAATATGAGCTGGTCGACGTCGCGCGGCGCTGGGGATTCCGCAAGGTTGAGGTGATCGACGAGGACTTGGGACGCACCGCAAGTGGAGCTGTGGAACGTCCCGGTTTCGAACGCCTGGTCGACGATCTGTGCACCGGTCATGTGGGCGCTGTGCTTTGCCTGGAGGCGTCCCGCCTGTCTCGCAACGGACCGGACTGGCATCGGCTGCTCGAGTTGTGCGGCGAAGTCGATGCACGGGTGATCGATCTGGACGGAGTCTACGATCCGGGACTGCCGAACGATCGCCTGCTGCTCGGCATGAAGGGGAGCATAAGCGAGTTCGAACTCGGGGTGCTGCGTGCTCGCATGTACGAAGCTGACCGCGCCAAGGCACAGCGCGGCGAACTGCGCATCTCTGTGCCCTTCGGCTACGTCTGGCACCGGGATTACGGTCTCGGGTTCGATCCCGATATACGCCTGCAGGAGACCATTCGCCTGATATTCGCGCGTTTCCGCGAACTCGGCAGTGCCCGCCAGGTCCTGATCTCGATGATCGACGATGGCGTGCATTTCCCCAGACCCTCCGACGGCAAGAAGATGGTGTCCTTCGCCTGGGTTCCGGTCCGCTACCGCAACGTGATCTCCGTCCTGAAGAACCCGTTCTACGCCGGCGCTTATGTCTATGGTAAGAGCGAGAAGCGCACCGAGATCGTGGATGGCCGCGTCCGCAAGAGCTATGGTCATTACAAGCCGGCCAGCGATTGGGCGGTGGTGCTCAAGGAGCATCACGAAGGCTATATCGGATGGAGCGAGTACGAACGGAACCAGGAACTTCTCGCCGCCAACGCCTATGGCAAAGCCGGCGGCGTCAAGTCGGGCCGCGGCGGTCGCGCGTTGCTCCCGGGTCTTCTCTCCTGTGGTCGATGCGGGCGAAGACTGGTTGTCACGTATGCCGGACGTGGCCAAGGTTACCCGGTCTATCGTTGCGAGAACACCATGATGGCGCAGGCGCGATGCATGTCGTTCAACGGCTTTCGCACCGATGCGGCGGTGGCCCGCGAAGCCTTGGAGGCGGTTGCGCCGATGGCGATCGAGGCGGCGTTGGAGGCTGAACAGATGCAGCTGGAGAGCGAAGCCAGGCGGCGGCAGATGATCGAGATGGACCTGCAGCAGGCACGCTATGAGGCATCGCTCGCCGAGCGCCGCTACGCCGCCTGCGACCCGGAGAACCGGCTTATAGCGGCCCAGCTCGAGAGGAACTGGGAAGCTAGGCTCAGGCGCGTGGAGACCTGCGAGGCCCGGCTCAGTGAAGTCCAGCGTATGGAGCCTGTCGACGCGATCCCTGACTTCACCGGCCTCGCCCAGGATCTCGAAGCCGCCTGGAATGCGCCGGGTGTCGATATGCGGTTCCGTCAGCAACTGCTGCGCGCGCTCATCAAGGACATTGTGGCGGACGTCGATGACGACGCGCGCGATGTGATCCTGACCATCCATTGGCATGGGGGCCAGCATTCCCAGGTAAGGGTTCGCAAGTCCAAATCCGGAGAGCATGGCCAGAGTACGCCTGAGGAGGCTCTGGCGGTCATGCGATCCATGGCAACGCGATGGTCGGATGCCGAAATCGCCGCCACACTCAACCGCATGGGCATGAAGACGGGTCAGGGAAAGACCTGGACGGCGCGACGCGTCCAATCCCTGCGCACGGTGCACAAGATCAGCGGCTATCGGTCTTCCGACAAGAACGGCGAGTGGCTTACCATGTCGGACGCGGCCGCGAAGCTTGGCGTGTCGCACGTCAAAATCCGCCGGTTCGTCAGGGACGGCATATTACCAGCCGAGCAGGTCATGCGCGGCGCGCCCTACCAGATCCGCGCCAGCGACCTTGAAGATGAACGGATCAAGGCCGATTTGGCGCGCAAATCTCCGCGTATCATCAACGACGATAATCAGAAATCGCTGTTTCCCGCCATTTGA
- a CDS encoding transposase, with protein MINGAGGRRHWSVDDKARIIAETLEPNAIISEVARRYGLRPQQVFAWRREARKQAASVQQDSPAFVPAVVAAAEPAASRSPKQRKRQATRDAGMIELEIDGIAMRVGRGADTKTVAAVIRALKATS; from the coding sequence GTGATCAACGGTGCCGGCGGTCGGCGTCACTGGTCGGTGGATGACAAGGCGCGGATCATCGCAGAGACGCTGGAGCCGAATGCGATCATTTCCGAGGTCGCCCGCCGTTATGGTCTCAGGCCGCAGCAGGTCTTCGCCTGGCGCCGCGAAGCGCGCAAACAGGCCGCTTCGGTGCAGCAAGATTCTCCTGCCTTTGTGCCGGCGGTTGTGGCGGCGGCGGAACCTGCAGCCAGCCGTTCACCGAAGCAGCGGAAACGGCAAGCCACCCGAGATGCCGGCATGATCGAGCTTGAGATCGACGGCATCGCGATGCGCGTCGGCCGGGGCGCCGATACCAAGACGGTGGCCGCAGTGATCCGCGCGCTGAAGGCGACGTCGTGA
- a CDS encoding ATP-grasp domain-containing protein: MRVAIVTNSDFNGVINRFGQPCPQPPQPWPHSGTLEDVVAALQEGGHETVVCEGDKGLLASLERFMPPDPQGRPSGMVFNLAEGIQGEKRYTHVPAMLEMAGVPYTGCSPFGIGLTGDKVITKMLIRDQGVPTPNFRVMRRGTENTGDLRFPVVVKPREEDCSFGLQIIHEHSKLRQAVEVIVTQHAQDALVEEYIEGREICVALLGNGEPEVLPLVEQDFGDRETRVMNWDAKYVAAAAVPKICPAKIESGLETMLRDISVATFRACHCRDYARVDFRIDRSGQPFVLEMNSVPALGIHSSYGTAATAGGHSFVSLINRILNVAHTRYFGIGVS, translated from the coding sequence ATGCGAGTAGCCATCGTAACGAACAGTGATTTCAACGGTGTGATTAACCGGTTCGGTCAGCCTTGTCCGCAGCCGCCGCAGCCTTGGCCGCATAGCGGCACGTTGGAAGATGTGGTGGCGGCACTTCAAGAGGGCGGCCACGAGACGGTAGTGTGTGAAGGCGATAAAGGACTGCTCGCCAGTCTCGAGCGGTTCATGCCACCTGATCCGCAAGGTCGCCCCTCGGGAATGGTCTTCAACTTGGCGGAGGGAATTCAGGGCGAAAAGCGTTACACTCATGTTCCTGCCATGCTTGAGATGGCCGGTGTTCCATACACTGGATGTAGCCCCTTCGGGATTGGGCTGACGGGAGACAAAGTCATTACCAAAATGCTCATCCGCGATCAGGGCGTGCCGACTCCGAACTTTCGCGTGATGCGTCGCGGCACCGAGAACACCGGCGACCTGAGATTCCCAGTGGTAGTGAAGCCGCGGGAGGAGGACTGCAGCTTCGGATTGCAGATCATACATGAACACTCTAAGTTGCGGCAGGCCGTCGAAGTGATCGTCACGCAGCATGCTCAGGATGCGCTAGTGGAGGAATACATCGAGGGGCGGGAAATCTGCGTTGCGTTGCTCGGAAACGGGGAGCCCGAAGTTTTGCCTCTAGTGGAGCAGGACTTCGGTGACCGCGAAACGCGTGTTATGAATTGGGATGCGAAGTACGTGGCGGCCGCAGCGGTGCCCAAGATTTGCCCGGCGAAAATCGAGAGCGGGCTTGAGACGATGTTACGGGATATTTCGGTTGCGACCTTCCGTGCCTGCCACTGCCGGGACTATGCCCGCGTCGATTTCCGGATCGATCGCTCAGGCCAACCGTTTGTCCTAGAGATGAACTCGGTGCCGGCCCTTGGTATACACTCCAGTTATGGCACAGCTGCAACGGCCGGCGGACACAGCTTCGTAAGCTTGATCAATCGCATCCTCAATGTCGCCCACACCCGCTATTTCGGAATCGGCGTCTCATAG
- a CDS encoding ATP-binding protein, producing MLSPISSASTSSKIVEERYQRKSTLITAQVPVASWHDLINDSTVADAIHDRSCTMHTASPFRARASEEKSLGPLDRLREHRNQSALQQPGCRGPTSTNCRTFVKTLSGN from the coding sequence ATGCTCTCTCCGATCAGCAGCGCTTCCACCTCTTCGAAAATCGTCGAGGAGCGCTATCAGAGAAAATCCACCCTGATCACCGCCCAGGTCCCCGTGGCAAGCTGGCACGACCTTATTAACGACAGCACGGTCGCCGACGCTATACACGACCGCTCGTGCACAATGCACACCGCATCGCCCTTCAGGGCGAGAGCATCCGAAGAAAAAAGCCTCGGCCCTCTTGACCGACTCCGAGAACACCGAAATCAATCAGCCCTACAGCAACCAGGCTGCCGAGGACCAACCTCGACGAACTGTCGGACTTTTGTGAAAACGCTGTCCGGGAATTAG
- a CDS encoding IS110 family transposase — METLLTARRKLCEQFTVLHERLLSIVRGDTVCRRLMTVLGVGPIVALGFNATVDIPAPFRNSKDVGPYLGLTPRLHQSG; from the coding sequence ATGGAGACGTTGCTCACCGCCCGTCGGAAACTTTGCGAGCAGTTCACGGTGCTACACGAAAGACTGTTGTCGATCGTGAGGGGTGACACGGTTTGCAGGCGGTTGATGACCGTGCTGGGCGTCGGCCCTATCGTTGCACTGGGTTTCAACGCCACGGTCGATATTCCTGCCCCCTTCAGGAATTCGAAGGACGTGGGGCCGTATCTCGGTTTGACGCCGCGGTTACATCAATCAGGCTAG